A genomic region of Prionailurus viverrinus isolate Anna chromosome D4, UM_Priviv_1.0, whole genome shotgun sequence contains the following coding sequences:
- the SLC2A6 gene encoding solute carrier family 2, facilitated glucose transporter member 6 isoform X2: MQEPLLGAEGPDYDTFPEKSSPSPGERTRVGAPQNKRVFLATFAAVLGNFSFGYALVYTSPVIPALELSLDPDLRLTKTQASWFGSVFTLGAAAGGLSAMVLNDLLGRKLSIMFSAVPSAAGYALMAGAHGFWMLLLGRTMTGFAGGLTAACIPVYVSEIAPPGVRGALGATPQLMAVFGSLSLYALGLLLPWRWLAVAGEGPVLVMTLLLSFMPNSPRFLLSRGRDAEALRALAWLRGADTDVRWEFSQIQDNVQRQSTRVSWAEARSPHVYRPIVIALLMRFLQQLTGITPILVYLQPIFESTAVLLPPKDDAAIVGAVRLFSVLIAALTMDLAGRKVLLFVSATIMFAANLTLGLYVHLGPKPPTPNSTVELESAPLGGTEQPLATPTSYLTLVPLVATMLFIMECLWPPGAFLLLCCHLLGQPAVHRLLRA, encoded by the exons ATGCAGGAGCCGCTGCTGGGGGCCGAGGGCCCGGACTATGACACCTTCCCTGAGAAGTCGTCCCCGTCGCCGGGGGAGAGGACGCGAGTCGG ggcccCACAGAACAAGAGGGTGTTCCTGGCTACCTTTGCTGCCGTGCTGGGCAATTTCAGCTTTGGGTACGCCCTGGTCTACACGTCCCCTGTCATCCCTGCTCTGGAGCTGTCCTTGGACCCGGACCTGAGGCTGACCAAAACCCAGGCATCCTGGTTTGGG TCCGTTTTCACCTTGGGCGCGGCGGCTGGGGGCCTCAGTGCCATGGTCCTCAATGACCTCCTGGGCCGGAAGCTCAGCATCATGTTCTCAGCCGTACCCTCGGCAGCTGGTTACGCACTCATGGCAGGCGCCCACGGCTTCTGGATGCTGCTGCTGGGGAGGACGATGACAGGCTTCGCGGGGGGGCTCACAGCTGCCTGCATCCCG GTGTACGTGTCTGAGATTGCTCCCCCGGGTGTTCGTGGGGCCCTGGGGGCCACGCCCCAGCTCATGGCAGTATTCGGGTCACTGTCCCTCTACGCCCTTG GCCTCCTGCTGCCGTGGCGCTGGCTGGCTGTGGCCGGGGAAGGGCCTGTGCTCGTCATGACCCTGTTGCTCAGCTTCATGCCCAACTCCCCCCGCTTCCTGCTGTCGCGGGGCAGGGACGCGGAGGCGCTGCGGGCGCTGGCCTGGCTGCGCGGGGCCGACACCGACGTCCGCTGGGAGTTCTCGCAGATCCAGGACAACGTCCAGAGACAG AGCACCCGCGTGTCGTGGGCCGAGGCCCGGAGCCCCCACGTGTACCGGCCCATCGTCATCGCCCTGCTGATGCGCTTCCTGCAGCAGCTGACGGGCATCACGCCCATCCTTGTCTACCTGCAGCCCATCTTCGAAAGCACCGCCGTCCTGCTG cccccgAAGGATGACGCAGCCATTGTGGGGGCCGTGAGGCTCTTCTCCGTGCTGATTGCTGCCCTCACCATGGACCTGGCTGGCCGCAAGGTCCTGCTCTTTGTCTCAG CCACCATCATGTTTGCTGCCAACCTGACGCTGGGGCTGTATGTCCACCTCGGTCCAAAGCCTCCGACTCCCAACAGCACCGTGGAGCTCGAGAGTGCGCCCTTGGGGGGCACGGAGCAGCCCCTGGCCACACCCACCAGCTACCTTACCCTGGTGCCCCTGGTGGCCACCATGCTCTTCATCATGG AATGCCTTTGGCCTCCAGgtgcctttcttcttctttgctgCCATCTGCTTGGTCAACCTGCTGTTCACCGGCTGCTGCGTGCCTGA
- the SLC2A6 gene encoding solute carrier family 2, facilitated glucose transporter member 6 isoform X1 translates to MQEPLLGAEGPDYDTFPEKSSPSPGERTRVGAPQNKRVFLATFAAVLGNFSFGYALVYTSPVIPALELSLDPDLRLTKTQASWFGSVFTLGAAAGGLSAMVLNDLLGRKLSIMFSAVPSAAGYALMAGAHGFWMLLLGRTMTGFAGGLTAACIPVYVSEIAPPGVRGALGATPQLMAVFGSLSLYALGLLLPWRWLAVAGEGPVLVMTLLLSFMPNSPRFLLSRGRDAEALRALAWLRGADTDVRWEFSQIQDNVQRQSTRVSWAEARSPHVYRPIVIALLMRFLQQLTGITPILVYLQPIFESTAVLLPPKDDAAIVGAVRLFSVLIAALTMDLAGRKVLLFVSATIMFAANLTLGLYVHLGPKPPTPNSTVELESAPLGGTEQPLATPTSYLTLVPLVATMLFIMGYAMGWGPITWLLMSEILPLQARGVASGLCVLVSWLTAFALTKSFLLVVNAFGLQVPFFFFAAICLVNLLFTGCCVPETKGRSLEQIESFFRTGRRSFLH, encoded by the exons ATGCAGGAGCCGCTGCTGGGGGCCGAGGGCCCGGACTATGACACCTTCCCTGAGAAGTCGTCCCCGTCGCCGGGGGAGAGGACGCGAGTCGG ggcccCACAGAACAAGAGGGTGTTCCTGGCTACCTTTGCTGCCGTGCTGGGCAATTTCAGCTTTGGGTACGCCCTGGTCTACACGTCCCCTGTCATCCCTGCTCTGGAGCTGTCCTTGGACCCGGACCTGAGGCTGACCAAAACCCAGGCATCCTGGTTTGGG TCCGTTTTCACCTTGGGCGCGGCGGCTGGGGGCCTCAGTGCCATGGTCCTCAATGACCTCCTGGGCCGGAAGCTCAGCATCATGTTCTCAGCCGTACCCTCGGCAGCTGGTTACGCACTCATGGCAGGCGCCCACGGCTTCTGGATGCTGCTGCTGGGGAGGACGATGACAGGCTTCGCGGGGGGGCTCACAGCTGCCTGCATCCCG GTGTACGTGTCTGAGATTGCTCCCCCGGGTGTTCGTGGGGCCCTGGGGGCCACGCCCCAGCTCATGGCAGTATTCGGGTCACTGTCCCTCTACGCCCTTG GCCTCCTGCTGCCGTGGCGCTGGCTGGCTGTGGCCGGGGAAGGGCCTGTGCTCGTCATGACCCTGTTGCTCAGCTTCATGCCCAACTCCCCCCGCTTCCTGCTGTCGCGGGGCAGGGACGCGGAGGCGCTGCGGGCGCTGGCCTGGCTGCGCGGGGCCGACACCGACGTCCGCTGGGAGTTCTCGCAGATCCAGGACAACGTCCAGAGACAG AGCACCCGCGTGTCGTGGGCCGAGGCCCGGAGCCCCCACGTGTACCGGCCCATCGTCATCGCCCTGCTGATGCGCTTCCTGCAGCAGCTGACGGGCATCACGCCCATCCTTGTCTACCTGCAGCCCATCTTCGAAAGCACCGCCGTCCTGCTG cccccgAAGGATGACGCAGCCATTGTGGGGGCCGTGAGGCTCTTCTCCGTGCTGATTGCTGCCCTCACCATGGACCTGGCTGGCCGCAAGGTCCTGCTCTTTGTCTCAG CCACCATCATGTTTGCTGCCAACCTGACGCTGGGGCTGTATGTCCACCTCGGTCCAAAGCCTCCGACTCCCAACAGCACCGTGGAGCTCGAGAGTGCGCCCTTGGGGGGCACGGAGCAGCCCCTGGCCACACCCACCAGCTACCTTACCCTGGTGCCCCTGGTGGCCACCATGCTCTTCATCATGG GCTACGCCATGGGCTGGGGGCCCATCACCTGGCTCCTAATGTCTGAGATCCTGCCCCTGCAAGCCCGCGGGGTGGCCTCGGGGCTCTGCGTGCTGGTCAGCTGGCTCACCGCCTTCGCCCTCACCAAGTCCTTCCTGCTGGTGGTG AATGCCTTTGGCCTCCAGgtgcctttcttcttctttgctgCCATCTGCTTGGTCAACCTGCTGTTCACCGGCTGCTGCGTGCCTGAGACCAAGGGCCGGTCGCTGGAGCAGATCGAGTCCTTCTTCCGCACTGGGAGGAGGTCCTTCCTGCACTAG
- the CACFD1 gene encoding calcium channel flower homolog, with protein MSGSGGASTASVSSAPPAQEEGMTWWYRWLCRLSGVLGAVSCAISGLFNCVTIHPLNIAAGVWMIMNAFILLLCEAPFCCQFIEFANTVAEKVDRLRSWQKAVFYCGMAVVPIVISLTLTTLLGNAIAFATGVLYGLSALGKKGDAISYARIQQQKQQADEEKLTDTLEGEL; from the exons ATGAGCGGCTCGGGCGGGGCGTCGACAGCGTCCGTCAGCTCCGCGCCGCCCGCGCAGGAGGAGGGCATGACGTGGTGGTACCGCTGGCTGTGTCGCCTGTCGGGGGTGCTGGGGGCCGTCT CCTGCGCCATCTCGGGCCTCTTCAACTGCGTCACCATCCACCCTCTGAACATCGCGGCCGGCGTGTGGATGAT CATGAACGCCTTCATCCTGCTGCTCTGCGAGGCGCCCTTCTGCTGCCAGTTCATCGAGTTTGCCAACACGGTGGCGGAGAAGGTGGACCGGCTTCGCTCCTGGCAGAAGGCCGTCTTCTACTGCGG GATGGCCGTCGTCCCCATCGTCATCAGCCTGACCCTGACCACGCTGCTGGGGAACGCCATCGCCTTCGCCACTGGGGTGCTGTACGGACTCTCGGCTCTGGGCAAAAA GGGCGACGCGATCTCCTATGCCAGGATccagcagcagaagcagcaggcTGATGAGGAGAAGCTCACGGACACCCTGGAGGGAGAGCTGTGA